From Clavelina lepadiformis chromosome 9, kaClaLepa1.1, whole genome shotgun sequence, the proteins below share one genomic window:
- the LOC143471042 gene encoding ficolin-2-like isoform X2 gives MKTVVYFVLLTVYYVTMTYCQQCRQVTSTVCDDDINSFSRQRGDKGEVGFPGKSGREGRKGSKGDRGGVGDKGNQGESCALGSLGNDIIRRLTGLEDFVRPDSCTNSLLDGNQFLRNGLKVFCEDRWTVFQKRLDGSVNFQRTWNEYKLGFGETDGEFWLGLETVHRLTRSGKCDLRIEIQAFDDTYSWAQYSSFYVESEADLFRLHASGYIGNATDRLNSHNNQPFTTLDRDNDSWGNCASENGGEAGGWWYKACWSSILNGRYGEDGLISWYGSPPPKTTAMKFRCD, from the exons ATGAAGACAGTGGTTTATTTTGTGTTGCTGACAGTCTACTACGTTACCATGACGTATTGTCAACAATGCCGACAAGTGACCAGCACTGTTTGCGATGATGACATCAATAGTTTTTCAAGACAAAGAGGTGACAAAGGTGAGGTAGGATTCCCTGGAAAATCCGGAAGAGAAGGAAGAAAAGGATCAAAGGGAGATCGTGGAGGAGTCGGTGATAAAGGTAATCAAGGAGAATCTTGCGCTCTCGGATCACTCGGCAATGACATCATCAGGAGACTGACAG GTTTGGAGGATTTTGTTCGGCCGGACTCGTGCACCAACTCGCTTTTGGATGGAAATCAATTTCTTCGCAATgggttaaaagttttttgtgaaGATCGATGGACT GTATTTCAAAAAAGACTTGACGGGAGCGTCAATTTCCAGAGAACTTGGAATGAATACAAACTAGGGTTTGGAGAAACCGATGGGGAATTCTGGCTTG GTCTCGAAACTGTTCACAGACTGACTCGAAGCGGAAAATGCGATTTGAGGATCGAAATCCAAGCCTTTGATGACACTTATTCCTGGGCACAGTACAG CTCTTTTTACGTGGAAAGCGAAGCTGATCTTTTTCGACTCCATGCCAGCGGTTACATTGGAAACGCAACCGATCGTCTCAACTCACATAACAATCAACCATTCACTACGTTGGACAGGGATAACGATAGCTGGGG TAACTGTGCGTCCGAAAATGGGGGGGAGGCTGGGGGTTGGTGGTATAAAGCATGTTGGAGTTCCATTCTCAACGGACGTTATGGTGAAGATGGACTCATTTCCTGGTACGGCTCTCCGCCTCCAAAAACCACCGCAATGAAATTTAGATGTGACTAA
- the LOC143471042 gene encoding fibrinogen-like protein A isoform X1 translates to MKTVVYFVLLTVYYVTMTYCQQCRQVTSTVCDDDINSFSRQRGDKGEVGFPGKSGREGRKGSKGDRGGVGDKGNQGESCALGSLGNDIIRRLTGLEDFVRPDSCTNSLLDGNQFLRNGLKVFCEDRWTVFQKRLDGSVNFQRTWNEYKLGFGETDGEFWLGLETVHRLTRSGKCDLRIEIQAFDDTYSWAQYSSFYVESEADLFRLHASGYIGNATDRLNSHNNQPFTTLDRDNDSWGSNCASENGGEAGGWWYKACWSSILNGRYGEDGLISWYGSPPPKTTAMKFRCD, encoded by the exons ATGAAGACAGTGGTTTATTTTGTGTTGCTGACAGTCTACTACGTTACCATGACGTATTGTCAACAATGCCGACAAGTGACCAGCACTGTTTGCGATGATGACATCAATAGTTTTTCAAGACAAAGAGGTGACAAAGGTGAGGTAGGATTCCCTGGAAAATCCGGAAGAGAAGGAAGAAAAGGATCAAAGGGAGATCGTGGAGGAGTCGGTGATAAAGGTAATCAAGGAGAATCTTGCGCTCTCGGATCACTCGGCAATGACATCATCAGGAGACTGACAG GTTTGGAGGATTTTGTTCGGCCGGACTCGTGCACCAACTCGCTTTTGGATGGAAATCAATTTCTTCGCAATgggttaaaagttttttgtgaaGATCGATGGACT GTATTTCAAAAAAGACTTGACGGGAGCGTCAATTTCCAGAGAACTTGGAATGAATACAAACTAGGGTTTGGAGAAACCGATGGGGAATTCTGGCTTG GTCTCGAAACTGTTCACAGACTGACTCGAAGCGGAAAATGCGATTTGAGGATCGAAATCCAAGCCTTTGATGACACTTATTCCTGGGCACAGTACAG CTCTTTTTACGTGGAAAGCGAAGCTGATCTTTTTCGACTCCATGCCAGCGGTTACATTGGAAACGCAACCGATCGTCTCAACTCACATAACAATCAACCATTCACTACGTTGGACAGGGATAACGATAGCTGGGG CAGTAACTGTGCGTCCGAAAATGGGGGGGAGGCTGGGGGTTGGTGGTATAAAGCATGTTGGAGTTCCATTCTCAACGGACGTTATGGTGAAGATGGACTCATTTCCTGGTACGGCTCTCCGCCTCCAAAAACCACCGCAATGAAATTTAGATGTGACTAA
- the LOC143470166 gene encoding baculoviral IAP repeat-containing protein 7-like: MLFCRKAQMSTPGGHQPEWDVQFRLDTFTNALEGINGEELARNGYFYKSPSRQIQCVSCRTEHAYLGREYDYHNYPHNPSCPFGDDLETHSTTNERQEATNSRSTRPHSTPVTRDRQRTRTPRGNSQASVNEVLFPCDCPAYPDKRRITSRLLTFVTWERGTTRCTPREIADAGFFYKGHGDATTCWNCGINLENWNYEEDPYYEHAKWQPNCEYILQKRGIQFVQQVLRENPNLPHPVVRREGEITNFSSTNNNTPSVSLSTSASERENEDFVPCNPPSGVCIIPEPNWERRDINIPGVGIETIYRAPGIEIVNGPTNQRTIQRTVHRRDSRSSLVLNNRVRQAMQSSLTSQAQAMGFSRETIERVLLRRLRNAGEVYASSQALIEDLLLESEPSRNERGETSTPRHPAPPLRQVESGPENLLSGLNEPGENTTSMCCVCGGARSEMVFIPCGHLIVCPSCASWLDRCPSCDQPVERSIRVRTD, encoded by the exons ATGCTGTTTTGTCGAAAAGCTCAAATGTCAACACCCGGAGGACATCAACCTG aATGGGACGTACAGTTTCGTTTAGATACTTTCACAAACGCATTGGAAGGAATTAACGGTGAAGAACTAGCCAGAAACGGATATTTTTACAAGAGCCCTTCTCGACAAATACAGTGTGTCAG TTGCCGAACTGAGCATGCTTATCTCGGGCGTGAATACGACTATCACAACTATCCACACAATCCGTCTTGTCCATTTGGTGATGATTTGGAGACCCATTCAACCACAAACGAAAGACAGGAAGCAACAAATTCCCGGAGCACGAGGCCCCACTCAACCCCAGTCACCAGAGATAGACAACGGACCAGGACACCGAGAGGAAACTCTCAG GCTTCAGTAAACGAAGTACTTTTCCCTTGTGACTGTCCTGCATATCCGGATAAAAGAAGAATTACCAGCCGTTTGCTAACCTTTGTCACTTGGGAGCGAGGTACAACAAGATGTACCCCGAGAGAAATTGCTGATGCTGGGTTTTTCTACAAAG GTCATGGTGACGCCACCACTTGTTGGAACTGTGGAATAAATTTGGAAAACTGGAATTACGAAGAAGACCCTTATTATGAGCATGCAAAGTGGCAACCAAA CTGTGAATACATTCTCCAAAAGAGAGGAATACAATTTGTACAGCAAGTACTCCGAGAGAATCCAAACCTTCCACATCCAGTAGTTAGGCGGGAGGGAGAAATAACGAATTTCTCTTCTACTAACAACAATACTCCTAGCGTATCCCTTTCTACCTCGGCTTCTGAGAGAGAAAACGAGGACTTCGTTCCTTGTAATCCGCCCTCTGGTGTTTGTATCATTCCAGAACCGAATTGGGAACGACGCGATATTAATATTCCAGGAGTTGGAATAGAGACAATTTATAGAGCACCGGGTATAGAAATAGTAAATGGACCGACTAATCAAAGAACAATACAACGAACTGTTCATAGAAGGGATTCTAGGAGTAGTCTTGTTCTAAATAACAGAGTTAGGCAAGCGATGCAGTCGTCCCTAACTTCGCAAGCGCAAGCAATGGGATTTAGCAGAGAAACCATTGAAAGAGTATTGCTAAG AAGGTTACGAAATGCCGGTGAAGTTTACGCTTCTAGTCAGGCATTGATCGAAGATTTGCTTTTGGAGTCAGAACCTTCTAGAAACGAAAGAGGAGAAACTTCTACTCCACGGCATCCAGCTCCTCCGCTAAGACAAGTCGAGTCCGGTCCAGAAAATCTATTATCTG GATTGAACGAACCAGGGGAAAATACCACTTCGATGTGCTGCGTGTGCGGGGGTGCTCGAAGTGAAATGGTTTTTATCCCATGTGGGCACCTGATTGTGTGCCCTTCCTGCGCATCGTGGTTAGATAGATGTCCATCATGTGACCAGCCAGTGGAAAGGTCCATCAGAGTCAGAACTGATTGA